Part of the Petrotoga sp. 9PW.55.5.1 genome, TTGAAGTAGTTGTTAGCATAGATGGTCCAGAAATAATTCAAAACTATTTAAGACCTTTCAAGGGAGGATACCCTTCTTTCGAAATTATAAAACGAAATATGGAGTCTCTACAACAAATTAATCAACCTCAATTAGTAGAAGTAACATACACAAACTTTCATATAAAAAATGGATTTAAACCCAGTGATCTAAAGTCATTCTTTTATACAGAATTTAAAATAGAAAATATTATGATCGCTCCCGTAATATCAAAAAATCCTGAGGTCTCACTTGTCAATAGAGATTTGGTATTACTGGGTGAATATCAAGAGGCTATAAATCTATATCAAAATGGAAACAATAGTAAAATCAATTTAATAAACGAACTAGTAAATCAAATCCTAGAGCAAGCACCTAATCCTTATTTTTGTGGAAGCGGGATTAATAGTTTTGTAGTTGATTCAATAGGGAATATTTTTCCATGTCAGCTTTTAGTTGATAATAATGATTTTTCATTAGGGAATGTATTTGAAAGTAAAGAGAAATTAGAAAATCTTTTAGCAGTATCACAACAAAAATATAGTAAAATATTTGATAAAACCAAGGATAAAAGCTGTTCCAATTGTTTTTTAGAATATTTTTGCCGTGGTTGTCCTATAGCTCCTATTCTTTTGGGAGACCAAATGAAAATACCATATGAAACCTGCGAGCCATTTAAAAAATGCATAAAAGACTCTATTTTAATTAAAATCAAAGAAGATTTTTTAGAATCAAACTACTGATCAAACGAATCATTGGAGGTTATTATATGAACAAATATGCGAAAAGGCTTATAAAATATGGTGTAAAAAATTATAAAAGATATATGATTATCA contains:
- a CDS encoding radical SAM/SPASM domain-containing protein, with the protein product MENLKLELLKRNLNKLKKDLFLLSTGNGQKGILFHKPSLKIYYLKEPYKQIFYELLNEVDDSCLYNWLKKNENIILEFWNEIEFFIKYKINNTSKSLERLALLVSQECGLECKYCYARGGNYGRNSFMNSVTAKRTLEIFVNLFNDIETVQFFGGEPLLNIKCIEETALYVKSLCQKGFLKKKPILNIVTGLGVSKKIIEELKALIEEFSEFKFEVVVSIDGPEIIQNYLRPFKGGYPSFEIIKRNMESLQQINQPQLVEVTYTNFHIKNGFKPSDLKSFFYTEFKIENIMIAPVISKNPEVSLVNRDLVLLGEYQEAINLYQNGNNSKINLINELVNQILEQAPNPYFCGSGINSFVVDSIGNIFPCQLLVDNNDFSLGNVFESKEKLENLLAVSQQKYSKIFDKTKDKSCSNCFLEYFCRGCPIAPILLGDQMKIPYETCEPFKKCIKDSILIKIKEDFLESNY